The following proteins are encoded in a genomic region of Bacteroidota bacterium:
- a CDS encoding isoamylase early set domain-containing protein yields the protein MVNKKTSPKGKSVRVTFQLPAEVAQNSVAVVGDFNDWNPAKHAMKFNDKKGVWTTAISLKPGNTHEFRYFVDGSTWRNDEAADWYNANPYFCENGVIEL from the coding sequence ATGGTCAATAAAAAGACAAGTCCCAAAGGAAAATCTGTTCGCGTAACGTTCCAGTTACCTGCAGAAGTTGCCCAAAATAGTGTAGCCGTTGTTGGCGATTTTAACGATTGGAATCCGGCCAAACACGCAATGAAATTTAACGACAAGAAAGGTGTTTGGACTACAGCTATTTCTTTGAAGCCGGGTAACACCCATGAGTTTCGCTACTTTGTAGACGGCTCAACCTGGCGCAACGACGAAGCAGCAGATTGGTACAATGCCAATCCTTATTTCTGCGAAAACGGAGTAATTGAATTGTAA
- a CDS encoding type IX secretion system plug protein domain-containing protein, translating into MLFGLLIAGCAGGDKAGKKDKEPFIIERAPDKPRRLELAATDSSVKSVQLYLTTRGANSDFDTPSGAERQFPVIATNTADALQLEFDLLGDINRPLSIYFYHADAYWQRDLSPAEYLGVFHRDDLLSFSPSRSTDISYTHYAYQFPNESISFLVSGNYILRITEMGQENNVLFERPFFVTEQRTSLQLGIENLLIGSRGFTSVQPVVVFIPPPGLDGSVFDYKACFARNGRFSETRCIDQPSLIQQPALRFYLPPDRAFEPITADYYLDISDLRLGNRIARIAFDEEPISVTLEPDYARFPGDPLAPELYGQTVISEVVSAFSDPDVSAEYVEVLFSYVTASGGKTTGDLYVIGSFNGWKAGPDNRMSWNEDEERYEVEITLKQGQYDYRYTSGSDLLPRGTVSRPENLYNALVYFNDIRLNTDRLLSVGGFVGR; encoded by the coding sequence ATGCTTTTTGGACTGCTGATTGCCGGGTGTGCAGGAGGAGACAAGGCGGGCAAAAAAGACAAAGAGCCCTTTATTATTGAACGTGCGCCGGACAAACCCCGCCGGCTAGAACTTGCCGCAACTGACTCCTCAGTAAAAAGTGTGCAACTATACCTCACCACGCGCGGCGCCAACAGTGATTTTGACACCCCTTCAGGCGCGGAGCGGCAATTCCCTGTAATTGCGACCAACACGGCGGATGCGCTACAACTGGAGTTTGATCTCCTGGGTGATATCAACAGACCTTTATCGATTTATTTCTACCACGCAGATGCGTATTGGCAGCGCGACTTGTCACCGGCTGAATACCTCGGTGTTTTCCATCGCGATGATTTGCTCAGTTTTTCCCCTTCACGCTCAACCGATATCAGTTATACCCACTACGCTTACCAGTTTCCGAACGAAAGTATTTCTTTTCTTGTAAGCGGTAACTACATATTGCGCATCACTGAAATGGGGCAGGAAAACAATGTGCTGTTTGAGCGGCCCTTTTTTGTGACAGAGCAGCGGACAAGCCTCCAACTCGGGATCGAGAACTTGTTGATTGGGTCTCGGGGATTCACGTCCGTACAGCCTGTTGTGGTGTTCATCCCACCGCCAGGACTTGATGGTAGTGTGTTTGATTACAAAGCCTGTTTTGCGCGCAATGGCAGGTTTAGTGAAACCCGATGCATCGATCAACCGAGTTTGATACAACAGCCGGCACTTCGTTTCTACCTGCCACCCGATCGCGCATTTGAACCGATAACGGCAGACTATTACCTCGATATCAGCGACCTGCGGCTTGGCAATCGCATCGCGCGCATTGCTTTTGACGAAGAGCCGATTTCTGTTACGCTCGAGCCCGACTACGCCCGGTTTCCTGGTGATCCACTAGCCCCTGAGCTCTACGGACAAACCGTAATTTCAGAAGTGGTCTCTGCTTTCTCTGATCCCGATGTGTCCGCTGAATACGTAGAGGTGTTGTTTAGTTATGTCACTGCATCGGGTGGGAAGACTACGGGTGACCTGTACGTGATTGGCAGTTTCAACGGATGGAAAGCCGGCCCAGATAACCGCATGTCGTGGAATGAAGACGAGGAGCGGTATGAAGTAGAAATAACCCTCAAACAGGGGCAATACGACTACCGCTACACATCGGGCAGCGATTTGTTACCACGCGGCACGGTGTCACGACCAGAAAATCTGTACAACGCCCTCGTTTATTTCAACGATATTCGCCTGAATACAGATCGACTCTTGTCTGTCGGCGGATTTGTCGGCAGGTAA
- the glgA gene encoding glycogen synthase GlgA, giving the protein MKICFATSECVPYVKTGGLADVSGALPKALAALGCEVKVFLPLYKSISTIDHDLLYASDIENISIKIGDQQHAFNTWYGKLPDSEVEVYLVDCPHYFHRDTTYTSDADEEERFIFFQHAVLHIMQRYNWAPDVVHCNDWQTSLLPPLLRLEYNWDNLFNETATMLSIHNIAYQGRFSPEAIYKAGLPQDQFFPGGPFELHGAFAFMKAGIHFSDALSTVSPTYAGEIQTAAFGEGLEGILQSRQQDLWGILNGIDGTEWSPEKDEHIAKNFSASKLKLKLANKKAIVEEMGLPYQEKTPVIGIISRLTGQKGFELLQPILGDVLDNHEVQFVVLGSGEQKYEDFFNWAHATWPDKLGVYVGYNNGLAHRIEAGADMFLMPSAFEPCGLNQMYSLKYGTVPIVHKIGGLADTVQDFHEFHGNGNGFSFYEFSPHVLRDTILRALALYHQKDVWKAIMKRGMKQDFSWQSSAEKYMALYAHARQNRQGWL; this is encoded by the coding sequence ATGAAGATTTGTTTTGCTACTTCCGAGTGCGTCCCCTATGTAAAAACGGGAGGACTAGCAGACGTAAGCGGTGCCCTGCCCAAGGCCCTGGCAGCTTTAGGTTGTGAGGTTAAAGTTTTTTTGCCGCTCTACAAATCGATTTCAACCATAGACCACGACTTGCTCTATGCCTCGGATATCGAAAACATTTCGATAAAGATAGGCGATCAGCAACACGCGTTTAATACCTGGTATGGCAAACTACCGGATAGTGAGGTTGAAGTGTATCTGGTGGATTGTCCGCATTATTTCCACCGTGACACCACGTATACATCCGATGCTGACGAAGAAGAGCGGTTTATCTTTTTTCAGCACGCGGTGCTACACATTATGCAGCGATACAACTGGGCGCCCGATGTCGTGCATTGTAACGATTGGCAAACGAGCCTGCTTCCTCCCCTGCTCCGCCTTGAATACAACTGGGACAACCTCTTCAATGAAACGGCAACCATGTTGTCAATACACAACATTGCCTATCAAGGACGGTTTTCTCCGGAAGCCATCTACAAAGCCGGCCTGCCTCAGGACCAGTTCTTCCCTGGCGGGCCTTTCGAATTACATGGCGCATTTGCCTTCATGAAAGCCGGCATCCATTTTTCAGATGCGCTTTCTACCGTGAGCCCAACGTACGCTGGCGAAATACAAACCGCTGCTTTCGGCGAAGGACTCGAAGGCATCCTCCAGTCGCGTCAACAGGATCTTTGGGGTATCCTCAATGGCATCGATGGTACCGAGTGGAGCCCAGAGAAAGACGAACACATCGCTAAAAACTTCAGCGCCAGCAAACTAAAGCTGAAACTCGCCAATAAAAAAGCGATCGTTGAAGAAATGGGACTCCCCTACCAGGAGAAAACACCGGTTATTGGGATTATCTCTCGGTTGACGGGCCAGAAAGGCTTTGAGTTGCTCCAGCCTATTCTGGGCGATGTGTTAGACAACCACGAGGTACAGTTTGTGGTACTGGGGAGCGGTGAGCAAAAGTACGAAGACTTCTTTAACTGGGCTCATGCGACCTGGCCTGACAAACTCGGGGTATATGTTGGCTACAACAATGGACTTGCACACCGCATCGAAGCCGGCGCTGATATGTTTTTGATGCCGTCTGCCTTTGAGCCCTGCGGCTTAAACCAGATGTATAGCCTCAAATATGGCACCGTGCCGATTGTGCATAAAATTGGTGGCCTGGCTGATACCGTACAAGACTTCCACGAATTCCACGGCAACGGCAACGGGTTTTCCTTCTACGAATTCTCTCCACACGTACTGCGTGACACGATCCTGCGGGCCCTTGCGCTTTATCATCAGAAAGATGTTTGGAAAGCCATCATGAAACGGGGCATGAAGCAGGACTTCAGCTGGCAGTCTTCTGCCGAGAAGTATATGGCCCTGTATGCGCATGCACGCCAGAATCGACAAGGCTGGCTATAA
- a CDS encoding PKD domain-containing protein, whose translation MQRIFPRFWARFSGAFLLLMVCSVTFASAQSSRPANSLFLRPSFGFVNYVGDNNIDLSQLGIKGQFEVGYQITPELAIGTLYNFGDYTTALRPDPATGLPRVGGNTRLSSVHGLMRFVFGRKTAAVAPYIQAGVGVAFGGDQADDTAAWGPVGGIGFDVLISPNTLFFIEANTHFTVPDEAIDGPDRGLFAAHDLLSGLSLGMQFNLSRQRTFVPINISNIETPVQLEVDELGSFVAEGNMARATEPVYYSWDFGDGTTSPLQQASHSYDSPGTYRVTFNAGNDGSADLAERTVIVVPRIAPAEIVAMNSFPGTPDTQSDVTFDANVVGTEPFEYRWSFGDGNTSSDPNPKHRYQEAGRYTVDLSVSNVSGSDNQTMVVIVDRVEASYCKELSELNVVYFGQHSSVLSPAARNILQDNLQILRECPNMTVRVEGYAVPGEQNPTSLAADRARAVEDFYVDNGVTFSRVYAEGKGQVRSVGRLKDGMELFRRAETIIVDL comes from the coding sequence ATGCAGCGTATATTTCCCAGGTTCTGGGCCCGCTTTTCTGGAGCCTTCCTGCTGTTGATGGTGTGTTCTGTCACTTTTGCATCAGCACAATCGAGTAGACCCGCTAATTCTCTCTTTCTACGCCCCAGTTTTGGTTTTGTAAACTATGTAGGGGACAACAACATTGATCTGTCGCAACTGGGTATTAAAGGCCAGTTTGAGGTGGGGTATCAAATCACGCCCGAGCTGGCCATCGGTACCCTGTACAATTTTGGTGATTATACAACGGCATTGCGCCCCGATCCCGCCACGGGTTTACCCCGCGTGGGCGGGAATACCCGTCTCTCTAGCGTGCATGGGTTGATGCGCTTTGTCTTTGGTCGAAAAACTGCAGCCGTAGCGCCGTACATCCAGGCCGGTGTTGGTGTTGCCTTTGGCGGTGACCAGGCCGATGATACCGCTGCCTGGGGGCCTGTTGGCGGGATAGGATTTGATGTGCTCATCAGTCCCAATACCCTGTTTTTCATCGAGGCGAATACACACTTTACCGTGCCGGATGAAGCCATTGATGGCCCGGATCGCGGTTTGTTTGCTGCCCATGATCTGCTGAGCGGACTTAGTCTGGGCATGCAGTTCAACCTTTCGCGCCAGCGCACGTTTGTGCCCATCAATATTTCCAATATCGAGACGCCCGTGCAGTTGGAAGTTGATGAGCTTGGAAGTTTTGTAGCTGAAGGCAATATGGCCCGCGCAACTGAGCCGGTATATTATAGCTGGGATTTTGGGGATGGTACCACATCACCGTTACAGCAGGCCAGCCACAGTTATGACAGTCCAGGCACGTACAGGGTAACGTTTAACGCGGGCAATGACGGCAGTGCAGACCTCGCGGAGCGCACTGTTATTGTAGTGCCCAGAATTGCACCGGCAGAAATAGTAGCGATGAATTCATTCCCTGGTACGCCGGATACACAATCAGATGTAACCTTCGATGCCAATGTTGTGGGGACCGAACCTTTCGAATACAGATGGTCGTTTGGTGATGGCAATACGTCTAGCGATCCCAATCCTAAACATCGCTACCAGGAAGCCGGCCGGTACACGGTTGATTTGTCGGTCTCGAACGTTTCCGGGTCAGATAACCAGACGATGGTTGTAATTGTTGACAGGGTAGAGGCATCTTATTGCAAAGAGCTCTCTGAGCTAAACGTTGTATACTTCGGACAACACTCCAGTGTGTTGTCTCCAGCAGCCCGCAACATTCTGCAAGACAACCTGCAGATTCTGCGCGAATGCCCCAATATGACCGTCAGGGTTGAGGGATATGCTGTGCCGGGAGAACAGAACCCTACTTCACTTGCTGCCGACCGTGCGAGAGCCGTGGAAGACTTCTACGTAGATAATGGCGTGACATTTAGCCGCGTGTATGCTGAAGGTAAAGGGCAGGTGAGAAGCGTTGGCCGGCTAAAAGATGGTATGGAGCTGTTCCGCCGGGCAGAGACTATTATAGTCGATCTGTAG
- a CDS encoding TonB family protein, protein MILSNSCVLNERYTIQSVLGEVGPFDVNYLAWDLKDEKEIVVREYYPLQLTKRAADGMLLEVHNADLFEYGLGAYSAEGLLLSKLEHAYVAGCKDQFKQNGTVYSVHNFVSGASLGAHLKQQKGKLTEEEALPIIEKVLLALQASHERKLYHGGVSPRTILIDANGEPLLHGFQAARFRLARECDSLPEIIKPGYSAPEQTTCESEEGPWWDIYGAAATLFHMLTGQELPAASDGWSSSKIKVALYRDALLSSEMCDVLAVALAFEEADRPESVVAFLDMLMQTQKVVHQLHEGDGVPQFEVGYGPEVTPHEAVWQNGLDVTAAKVKIEKEVPAPAPHVEENELVESEMPNVVPSPPSQMISATPAPEVLPPHEPEPQRSSGREQELEVLLTKMVKWQQVFVAFILGIVVLALLGLVGGVFFGQGLFQSSGNQPATAQVEASGPAAALAAAGALPEGEEPANEEVVLPQEPGLANEATLVNEGADSVVESDESTVIQQPTREDVLRAQQQAESSLAQALQVPAPVEETPANDPPPAQVNTTPAQPVATPAPEQPETQVEESVVTESNEGVFFTDEELGVSIEEPEDLSGTRPNAGVNEQESLFNYYRVQGDSLMNQGFRVAALQWYRNALKYNADDTYINEQIQVITTSINNEEQAIRASDSLQARLEQVRDQNGIFLLPDTPVLVRNEAELRSQITYPIAALEGGISGRVILRYMVDEQGRLQDIKVVKGLKWGLDEVVMDLLRNAAFTPATFNGEPVKAWATFSTVFRIDN, encoded by the coding sequence ATGATACTTTCTAATTCTTGTGTGCTCAACGAGCGCTACACGATTCAAAGTGTGTTAGGTGAAGTTGGACCCTTTGATGTCAACTATTTGGCATGGGACCTCAAAGACGAAAAAGAAATTGTTGTACGCGAGTATTACCCGCTTCAGCTGACCAAAAGAGCCGCAGACGGCATGTTGCTGGAAGTGCACAATGCCGATTTGTTTGAGTACGGTTTGGGTGCGTATTCAGCTGAGGGATTGTTGTTGTCCAAGCTCGAACATGCATATGTTGCCGGCTGCAAAGATCAGTTCAAGCAGAACGGTACAGTCTACAGCGTACACAACTTTGTCTCTGGAGCTTCGCTTGGGGCACACTTGAAGCAGCAAAAAGGCAAGCTTACTGAAGAAGAGGCACTGCCCATCATCGAGAAAGTGTTGCTAGCCCTGCAGGCTAGCCATGAACGCAAGCTCTACCACGGTGGTGTTTCTCCGAGAACGATTCTGATTGATGCAAACGGAGAGCCCTTGTTGCACGGCTTTCAGGCTGCACGCTTCAGGCTTGCCCGTGAATGCGACAGTTTGCCCGAGATAATCAAGCCGGGGTACTCAGCGCCAGAGCAAACAACCTGTGAATCGGAAGAAGGTCCCTGGTGGGATATATATGGTGCGGCTGCAACGTTATTTCACATGCTTACGGGCCAGGAACTCCCTGCAGCAAGCGATGGGTGGAGCTCGAGCAAAATAAAGGTCGCCCTTTACCGCGATGCGTTGTTATCCTCAGAGATGTGTGATGTGTTGGCTGTTGCCCTGGCTTTTGAGGAAGCTGATCGGCCAGAATCAGTTGTAGCGTTCCTGGATATGTTGATGCAGACGCAAAAGGTTGTCCATCAGTTGCATGAAGGAGATGGTGTACCACAGTTTGAAGTGGGATATGGGCCCGAAGTGACACCGCATGAAGCCGTGTGGCAGAATGGCCTGGATGTGACAGCTGCAAAAGTAAAGATTGAAAAGGAGGTGCCGGCTCCGGCGCCACATGTGGAAGAAAACGAATTGGTGGAAAGTGAGATGCCGAATGTAGTACCAAGTCCCCCTTCCCAAATGATTTCTGCGACCCCCGCGCCTGAAGTACTCCCGCCGCATGAGCCTGAACCCCAGCGCTCATCGGGCAGAGAGCAGGAGCTTGAAGTTTTACTCACCAAAATGGTGAAATGGCAACAGGTATTTGTTGCATTTATCCTAGGCATCGTTGTTCTGGCATTGCTTGGGCTTGTCGGAGGTGTGTTTTTTGGTCAGGGGCTTTTCCAGTCTTCTGGTAATCAGCCGGCTACGGCGCAAGTTGAGGCTTCAGGGCCTGCTGCAGCACTGGCGGCTGCAGGGGCTTTACCCGAAGGGGAGGAGCCAGCCAACGAGGAGGTGGTACTTCCACAAGAACCGGGATTAGCTAATGAAGCTACGTTGGTAAATGAAGGCGCTGACAGTGTGGTAGAATCTGATGAATCAACAGTGATCCAGCAACCAACACGCGAAGATGTGTTGAGGGCCCAGCAGCAGGCTGAGTCTTCGCTGGCGCAGGCCTTGCAAGTGCCGGCACCCGTTGAAGAAACACCAGCCAACGACCCGCCACCAGCCCAGGTAAACACAACACCTGCACAGCCAGTCGCTACGCCTGCACCGGAACAGCCTGAAACCCAGGTTGAGGAAAGTGTTGTGACTGAATCTAATGAAGGCGTATTCTTCACGGACGAAGAGCTGGGCGTATCAATTGAAGAACCAGAAGACCTCTCTGGGACAAGGCCAAACGCCGGCGTAAACGAACAGGAAAGTCTCTTTAACTACTACCGCGTCCAGGGTGATAGCCTGATGAACCAGGGCTTTCGGGTTGCAGCATTGCAGTGGTACCGCAATGCGCTCAAGTATAATGCAGATGATACCTACATCAACGAGCAAATTCAGGTTATTACGACGTCAATAAATAACGAGGAGCAGGCTATCCGAGCCAGCGATTCGCTGCAGGCGCGTCTTGAGCAGGTGCGTGACCAGAACGGCATTTTCCTCTTGCCAGACACTCCTGTCCTTGTTCGTAATGAAGCCGAGTTACGCAGTCAGATTACCTACCCGATTGCTGCACTTGAAGGCGGCATTAGTGGGCGCGTCATTCTCCGTTATATGGTAGATGAGCAGGGCCGGCTGCAAGACATCAAGGTAGTTAAAGGGCTCAAGTGGGGACTGGATGAAGTTGTCATGGATCTCCTGCGCAATGCAGCCTTTACGCCGGCGACCTTCAACGGTGAGCCTGTCAAAGCATGGGCGACGTTTTCTACAGTATTCCGTATCGACAACTGA